CCAGGGTAATGGGTTCTATTGTTCCTGTCGCTGTGATGGCTATAGAAAGGTTCCCTTTGTCTACCTTAGCTGTTGTTAATGTAGTTATTGTCTTTTTCCCTTGTGGGAATATAAGAAAAGCTATACAGCATAAAGTGAGTACTATAGCTCCTATTATCAGATATTTCTTGGATTTTCTTTTCATCATTATCTTATTAAAGCGTTAATTCTTGTCCTTGATAGAAATTTAGTAATTTCAAACTTAGCAATGCTGTATATTTGGCTTGCAGTAAAGACTGTAAAGCATTGGCATAATTGTTTTTCTCGGTAGTGAGCTCTACTGTATTGCGTATTCCTAGTGAATATTGCTCTAGTACGAGCTGATAACTCAATTCCGAAGATTTTACTTGATCCTTAGCTGCTCTATACTTGCTTTGCCCCGATACTGCATCTTGGTATAAGGTTTCTATCGTCTTTAATAATGTTTTTTCTGTATCTATCAAGTCTAGTTGAGCTGTCTGTATGTCGAGCTCTGCCTTTTTTACGTTTGACTTGTTTTGTTTATTATCGAAAATAGGCACACTAAGCGTAAGCCCTATAGACTGATTGAAATTTCGTCCTATTTGTGTTGCAAAAGAGGGTGAATTATTAAATATATTACCGGTGCCCATACTTCCTGTAACAGAAACAGTAGGTAGATAGCCAGCCTTTGCAGATGATTTACTGAGATTAGCCAGCTGGATATTTAATTTGCTATTTGCTACTTCGGGCATTATATTCAGAGCTCTTCTGTAAACTTCGTATTTTGAAGGAATAAATAATAGTATATCTTCGTCATTTATCTCAGGAAATACAATGTCTATCTCTTCATCATAATCTAATTCGAGCAATTGTTTCAGTTGTAACTTATAACTTTCGTAAGAACTTTGTGCTTGTACAAGATTGTATTTGTCGGAACTATATTGAGCTTCCACCTGAGCATATTCACTGTGTGTAATACTTCCTGCATCAAGAAACTCTTTGCTCTGTTTCAATTGCTCTTCATCCGATGCTAGAATATTCTCGTTGTTTTTTATCGACTCTCTACTATATAAAATTTGTAAATAAGCCTGTGTAATAGATATCTCAGTCTGATTACGGATATTTTCTGTATTTAGGTTTTGAGCTTCTTTTTTTAGTTGAGCTTGTTTAATATTGTTCTTATTTTTTCCACCATTGTATACTGTCCAGTTTGCATTTAATGTATATTCCCCATTGAACAATCCTTCATAATGATAATTCCCGGCACCATCCGGTGACTGAGAATTTGTGTATCGCTGCGAAACACTTCCGCTTAAACTCGGAAACAATGCAGCCTTCGATTGTGAAATATCTACATTGTAACTTTCTGTAGTGATAATGGACTTCTTTACTTGGATGTTTTCTTGTCTGGCATAGTCTATGCACTCTCTTAATGTCCATTTTTTTTGAGAGAAAGCAGCAACCGGAATGAAGAGTCCGGTTACTGCCATTACTAAACCTAACAAATTTTTAGTAAAATAAATGCTCATCTTTAAATTGTATCTTAATGTTTTCAAAACATTCCATCTGGTGATTCATCGGGAGCTGTACCTTCGTTTGGCATTGCTGAAGGGCGTTGATCTCCTTTCTCTTCGAGTCTCCTTCTGGGTGGTTCGCGGAACTCCACGCTTTGTTTCTTTTCAGCAAATATGTGGTATTGTTCCGATGTAAGTATAGACTTGTACTTTTTGTCGTATTTCTCTTGTTTAGTCTTAATCTTCTCGTCTGTTTTACTTATTTTTTCTGTAAGTTTTAATCTTTCTTTATTTGCTATTCCGGGATTCTCTGATCTCATTTTTAGCTCTTGTTTCTCTTGCATCAATTTGAAGATATCCTTCCGTTCATCCGAAATCGTTTTACTCAATTTCTCTCGTTGTTCAAGGGTTAGGTTCGGAATGTCAGGTATACCCATAATAAAAAAGCTCTCGTCTCGAGAATTACCTTGATGCATAGGGGCATGGCCTTCCCCTCGTCCTTTGCCTCCTCCGGGAGGTCTTCCTCCTCCCATACCTCCCATAGAGCCTTGTGCAGCAAGGCTACCGCATGTTATAACAAGAGTTACTGTCAATAATATTTTCTTCATTTTATCTTTCTTTTTACTCAAAAGTATATTTGTGTATTTCGCTACACAATGGTAATCGATGAATAAGTCTGTTTTATCGACAAATAGATCATATTTAGGTTTGATCTGTTGGCTAGTTCAGATATTGGTGCACCGTAACTAAAACGAAACGTTTTCTTGAATTAAACTTATTGAGGGTGTAGTTCTCTTGTAACAAAAATGTAAGTGATTTGCAATGTAAAATATCAAATAAATATATGTTTAAAATTGACTATTCAGTGAAAAAGAAGAACCGCAACTTACTAAAATCAATGTTGCTTGTATTTGCTTTATTATCAATAACTACACTTTCTGCTCAGACCATTCTGACCGGAAGTATTATAGATGCAAAAACAAAAGAATCTCTACCGGGAGTTACCATTTCTGTTAAGAACACAACAATAGGTGCTATTTCTGATGAAGATGGAAAATATGAATTGAAGCTTAGTCCGGGGAAATATACCCTCGTAACTTCTTACATCTCATATCAACCATTAGAAATTACAGATGTAGAGATCAAAAAAGGAGAGCCCACTGTAGTAGATATTCCCATGATAGAAGCATCGCATACATTAGACGAAGTATACGTTGTAGCCTTGGGACGTATAAATTCTGAAGTGTCTTTACTCAGCTCTATACGAAAATCGAACGCAGTAGTCAGTGGAGTATCCTCACAGCAAATTGCAAAAAGTCAGGATCGCGATGCATCGGAGGTGATAAGACGTATTCCCGGCATATCGATTATAGATGATAAGTTTGTTGTTGCCAGAGGTCTTTCTCAACGATATAACAATGTATGGGTAAATAATAGTGCTATACCTAGCTCGGAAGCAGATAGCCGATCTTTCTCATTCGATATATTGCCAAGCTCACAGATAGAAAATATTATGATTGTAAAATCTCCGCAACCAGAGCTGCCGGCTGACTTTTCGGGAGGTTTTATTAAAGTAGAGACAAAGGGGATTCCGAATGAAAATTCTATCCAGGTCAGTTACGGAGCCGGTATAAATACGCAAACTCAATTCAAAGACTTTAAATACAGCAAAGGTAGTGCAACAGACTTTCTCGGATTTGATAATGGTATGAGAAGTCTTTCGAGTGCATTTTCATCCGGACGTATAGATAATGATAATTCTCAGCAAGTAACAGATCTTACCCAAAACGGATTCAATAACGATTGGCTTGTAAAAAACAAGAAACCATTACCTGATCAACGTTTAGGTTTTGTTATCAACCGAAAATACGCCGGAGCCAACAACAGTATGTGGGGACTCATTGCTGCTCTGAATTATAGCAATACAAGTAAGACTTTTACAGATATGGAAAACTCTCGATATGGAGTTTATGATTCGGACAATGATAAACCATACTTTACATTTAAATATAAAGACAATCAGTACAACAATGATGCAAGGGTAGGGGCTTTGGCTAATCTGATATACATGCCGAACGATAAACACCATTTCGAGTTTAGAAATATTTTGAACCAAATAGGTAAAAGCAGATATACTGAGCGCGAAGGATATCAGAATACAAGTGGCTTCTACGGGCAACGAAAAGCAGAATATATCTATAGCAGTCGTCTTGCTTATTCTACCCAATTTGCAGGGAAGCACACCTTGACCGAGAAAGACAAATTAGATTGGGTATTGGGCTTTTCTTACAGCAATAGAAATCAGCCGGACAGACGTATTATCAACTGGGAGCAAAATGGTTATCCGGGTGATGCACACTATATGGAATACCAAATCGATCAAAATGATATAACACGCGACTATAACAAACTAAACGAATATAATTATTCCTTTTCTGCCAATTATACACATGATTTCTCTTTTGATAATGGATTTAAACCGTCTATAAAAGCAGGTGTATATGGAGAATATAGAGATCGGAATTATAATACACGCTATTTTAAATATCGCTGGATACCTGAGAATCTGGATGAAGACTTTGGATATAAAGATGTTTATACTCAAATGCTGATTCCTCAAAACTATGGAGCAACCAAGCTGTATGTTTATGATGATACTGATCGATTAAATGATTATTCGGGAACAAATACGCAGGCTGCAAGCTATATCGGCTTCAATATTCCACTGAATAAATTGAATATTTATACCGGAGTTCGTTTAGAACACAACAAAATGTCATTGAAGAGCTATACAACAATATCGGGAGATAAGTCAAAAACATCAGATTATAACTATACAGATATATTTCCTTCTTTGAATGCTTCTTACAATTTATCTAACGATCATTTAGTAAGATTGGCTTATGGGCGATCTACAAACAGACAAGAATTCAGAGAAATATCATCTTCGTCATATTATGATTTTGATTTGTTCAGTTTTGTTTCGGGTAATCCTGACTTAAAGCCTGCATATGTCAATAATTTTGATTTAAGATACGAGTTTTATCCTTCCAACTCAGAAATTTTCTCGGTAGCTCTATTTTACAAAAACTTTACGAATCCGATAGAATGGACTTATCTCGATGGAGGTGGAACATATATCTATACTTTCAAAAATGCGGATAAGGCTAACAACTATGGTATTGAAGTAGACATAAAGAAAAGTTTAGACTTTATAGGGCTTAATAACTTCTCTTTGACCTTCAACGGGTCTCTGATAAAAAGCGAGGTAAAGTTTAAAGAAAGAAGTAGTGCCAACTACGACCGTCCTATGCAAGGTCAATCTCCTTATCTGGTAAATACAGGTATATTCTATCAGAACGAAAAATTGGGAATTAATGCGACAGTACTCTATAATATAATTGGGAAACGAATAGTTGGTATTGGCCGTGTATCTACTACTTCTGGTGGCTCTGTAAACAATGATATTCCCGATATGTATGAGATGCCAAGAAGCGTAGTAGACTTTATTATAACTAAAAAATTCGGGAAGCATTTTGAACTGAATGCAGCAGTAAAAGATATACTTGCCGCAAAAGTAAAGTATGCTCAATTTCCTAAGTTCATAGATGCTGATGGTAATACACAAGAAAGAGAACAAATAACAAAAGAATTTAAGACCGGACAAAATATATCATTAACAGCTAGATACTCTTTTTAGAAAACAAATTATAAATCAGAAAGTAATACATTTTAATAATATGAATATGAAGACATTAAATTTATTTGGAAAATTATTTTTAGTTGCATCTATCGCTATTCTATCAGCTTGTTCTGATAATGGCAATGATGATCCAACAGTAGATCCGTCTAAAGAACAGATCCTATTTAACAATGGTACTGAAATAGGTAATGGTGAACAGGAATTTAGCATAAAAGAGAGCCATACACTTGCAAAAGGTACTTATGTATTGAAAGGTTGGGTATATATCGAAGATGGTGCTACACTGACTATCGAGCCGGGTACTATTATCAAAGGTGATAAAAATACAAAAGCAGCAATTATAGCAAAAAGAGGCGGAAAGCTAATCGCCAAAGGAACAGCTTCTGCACCTATCGTATTTACTTCTAATCAGGCGGCAGGAAGCCGTAAGCCGGGAGACTGGGGAGGTATTATACTTTGCGGTAGAGCAAAAAATAATATCGATATCGTAGATGGAATGCAAATAGAAGGTGGAGTAAATGCCAAACATGGTGGTAATGACGATAATGACAACTCTGGTGTAGTCAGCTATGTGAGAATTGAATATGCCGGATTTCCTTTTGCAACAGACCAGGAAATCAATGGTTTGACAATGGGATCTGTAGGTCGTGGTACACAAATAGACCACGTACAAGTATCTTATTCTAATGATGACTCTTTTGAATGGTTTGGCGGGACTGTAAATGCTAAATACCTTGTAGCATATCACGGATGGGATGATGATTTTGATACAGATAATGGGTATTCAGGTAATCTTCAATTCCTTTTAGGTGTTAGAAACCCTCAGATTGCAGACCAATCTTTATCTAATGGTTTCGAATCAGACAACAACGCGAATGGTACAACGGACGAGCCATATACAAAAGCTGTATTTAGTAATGTGACTCTAATAGGGCCAATCGGACAAGCTACAGATTTTGCTAATACAACTCAATACATTACAGGTAATGGACTAAATCCTAATAATGGATCAAGACTAGGTGTATTCCAAGCTGCAATACAAATTCGTCGCAACTCTCGTTTGAATCTTTTCAATTCTGTTGCAACAGGCTATCCGGTAGGTTTAATATTAGACAATCAGAAAGGAACAACTCAAAAATGGGCTGAAGACGGCACACTTAAACTACAGAACAATGTTTTTGCCGGAATGAACGTTCTTGGTGCTGATATCAATAAACAATCGCCTACATGGACAGACCAATTGTCAACAAATGGAACATCTATAACTGACGAAACAAAAGCATCATTCTCAAGTACATTCTTTAAACTAACAGCTAACAATAATAAGGTTTTGACTAGTATTTCAGACCTGAAATTGAAACAACCAAACAGTAAAGCAAGTAATCCAAACTACGGTCCTGTTTCAGGTAGCCCTGTCCTTGGATTGGCTTCTTTCTCAAACGCTTCGTTGTCAGATTCATTCTTCACAAAAGTAACCTATTCAGGTGCTTTTGCCAGTGACTCTAGCAATGATAACTGGTTGCAAGGATGGACAAATTTTGATCCTCAAAACACTACTTACTAATAATAACAGAAATTTTCAAAATGAGAAAAGGCCGGATGTGAAAAACATTCGGCTTTTTTATGCTTAATATTGGGGATATCAATAAGCATATAAGTGCATAAAATAGAAGAGAATGCAGCGTATATTCTCCTTCCTTAGCATGATTCTGGAATTGTATTGTTTTAACAAAGAGAAATTATATCACGGTAAGATTAACCCTTAAATTGATACTTTAATCATATCTTTGTGTCTTTAAATCCATAATTTTTAACCATAAAAAGGAGATTATGTCCACATACACAGAAGATAACCGCAAGGTCACTACTCGCCGCCTGATAGAAATGAAACAGCGTGGCGAAAAAATTTCAATGCTTACAGCGTACGATTTTTCAATGGCATCTATTATCGATCAGGCAGGAATGGATGTTATCTTGGTTGGTGACTCCGCCTCTAATGTAATGGTTGGTAATGTTACTACTCTTCCGATGACTCTGGAACAAATGATTTATCATGGGCGTTCTGTCATGAATGCAGTTAAACGCTCTCTCGTTGTTGTTGATATGCCATTCGGTACTGTGTCAGGTAACCCATTAAAGTCTCTTGAATATGCTATCCGCATGATGAAAGAAACCGGAGCTGATGCTATTAAGGTAGAAGGTGGCGAAGAAGTTATCTCGGATATCAAGAAGATAATCGATGCCGGTATTCCAGTAATGGGGCACTTAGGGCTTATGCCACAATCTATAAATAAATATGGAACTTATAATGTGAGAGCAAAAGACCAGTCGGAAGCAGATAAACTACTAAAGGATGCTCTTAAACTTCAGGAAGTAGGTTGTTTTGGTGTGGTATTAGAAAAAATTCCTGCTGAACTGACAAAAGAAGTTACATCAAAACTATCAATTCCTACTATAGGTATAGGGGCGGGACCTCATGCCGACGGACAAGTTTTGGTAGTACATGATATGCTTGGAATAAATAAAAATTTCTCGCCTAAATTCTTACGTCGTTATGCAGATTTACATTCTGTAATGACTGAAGCTGTTCAGAATTATATCAAGGATGTAAAGACATCTGATTTTCCGAATGAGAACGAAAGTTATTAGAGCTTGATCTCTGTTGCAAAGTATAGCAGATCTATTAAATATTATAATATCTATAAAAGGAGTTGACAATAAATGAAGGTTTGTATTGCAGAAAAACCAAGTGTTGCAAGAGAGATAGCAAGTATTTTAGGCGCGAATGCTCGTAAAGACGGCTATTTTGAGGGCAATGGCTATCAGGTAACATGGACCTTCGGACACTTCTGTACACTCAAAGAGCCTCACGAATATACCCAAGAGTGGAAAAAATGGTCTCTATTCGTGTTGCCGATGATTCCACCTCGTTTTGGTATAAAGGTTATTGATAATGATGGTGTTAAGAAGCAGTTCTCGGTTATTGAAACCTTGATTTCTCAAGCTGCTGAGGTTATAAACTGTGGTGATGCTGGACAGGAAGGAGAACTAATTCAACGTTGGGTATTGCAAAAAGCTCAATGTAAAGTTCCTGTAAAACGTCTGTGGATATCATCATTAACCGAAGATTCTATACGCGAAGGGTTTAATAATCTTAAAGAAGAGCAGGTCTTCGATAAACTTTATGAAGCCGGATTGTCCAGGGCAATAGGCGATTGGCTGTTAGGTATGAATGCCACCCGATTATATACTGTAAAGTATGGGCAAAATAGATCCGTACTGTCTATCGGACGTGTGCAAACACCTACATTGGCACTTATTGTCAACCGTCAGCTCGAGATTGAGAACTTTAAGCCTGAGCCCTACTGGGAGCTAAAAACAGTTTATAGAGAAACGACGTTCTCTGCAACTAAAGGACGGTTTCTGGTAAAAGAAGAAGGTGAGAAGTTTCTTGAAGAAATAAAGCAAGCTGATTTTGAAGTAACAGATGTATCAGTAAAGAAAGGCGAGGAGGCACCTCCACGCTTGTTTGACCTTACTGCTCTACAGGTGGAATGCAATAAAAAGTATGCATTCTCGGCAGAAGATACATTAAAGACGATACAGTCTTTGTATGAAAAGAAACTGGTGACATATCCTCGTGTTGATACTACATTCCTTAGTGATGATATTTATCCTAAAATTCCTGCCATCCTCCGTGGAATAAGTGGCTATGAAGAGCTTGTGAAACCTTTATTGGCAGCAGCAAAGATTCCAAAGTCAAAAAAGGTTTTTGATAATAGTAAAGTTACCGACCACCATGCTATTATACCTACAGGTGTAAGGGCGAATGCGATAGCAGGTAACGAACAAAAGGTTTATGATCTTATAACAAGGCGTTTTATTTCAGCTTTTTATCCAAATTGTAAAATAGCAACAACGACCGTTCTGGGTGAAGTAAATAAAATAGAATTTAAGGTAACGGGCAAACAAATTCTGGAACCCGGCTGGCGAGTAGTATTTGAAAAGCAAGCAGAAAGTCAGGATGAAAAAGAAGAGGATGCCGATGATAACATACTACCTGCTTTTGAAAAAGGAGAATCGGGGCCTCATATCCCTGCTTTGAACGAAAAATGGACTCAGCCACCTAAATATTATACCGAAGCAACTTTGTTGCGTGCTATGGAAACTGCAGGGAAGCTTGTGGATGATGACGAGTTGCGTGATGCCTTAAAAGAGAATGGTATAGGTCGTCCTTCTACACGGGCAGCAATAATAGAAACTTTGTTTAAACGGAATTATATCCGCAAGGAACGAAAGAATCTGTATGCTACTCAAACAGGGGTTGAGCTTATTGGTACAATCAAAGAAGAGCTGCTAAAATCAGCCGAACTAACCGGAATCTGGGAAAA
The Dysgonomonas mossii genome window above contains:
- a CDS encoding TonB-dependent receptor domain-containing protein, whose protein sequence is MKKKNRNLLKSMLLVFALLSITTLSAQTILTGSIIDAKTKESLPGVTISVKNTTIGAISDEDGKYELKLSPGKYTLVTSYISYQPLEITDVEIKKGEPTVVDIPMIEASHTLDEVYVVALGRINSEVSLLSSIRKSNAVVSGVSSQQIAKSQDRDASEVIRRIPGISIIDDKFVVARGLSQRYNNVWVNNSAIPSSEADSRSFSFDILPSSQIENIMIVKSPQPELPADFSGGFIKVETKGIPNENSIQVSYGAGINTQTQFKDFKYSKGSATDFLGFDNGMRSLSSAFSSGRIDNDNSQQVTDLTQNGFNNDWLVKNKKPLPDQRLGFVINRKYAGANNSMWGLIAALNYSNTSKTFTDMENSRYGVYDSDNDKPYFTFKYKDNQYNNDARVGALANLIYMPNDKHHFEFRNILNQIGKSRYTEREGYQNTSGFYGQRKAEYIYSSRLAYSTQFAGKHTLTEKDKLDWVLGFSYSNRNQPDRRIINWEQNGYPGDAHYMEYQIDQNDITRDYNKLNEYNYSFSANYTHDFSFDNGFKPSIKAGVYGEYRDRNYNTRYFKYRWIPENLDEDFGYKDVYTQMLIPQNYGATKLYVYDDTDRLNDYSGTNTQAASYIGFNIPLNKLNIYTGVRLEHNKMSLKSYTTISGDKSKTSDYNYTDIFPSLNASYNLSNDHLVRLAYGRSTNRQEFREISSSSYYDFDLFSFVSGNPDLKPAYVNNFDLRYEFYPSNSEIFSVALFYKNFTNPIEWTYLDGGGTYIYTFKNADKANNYGIEVDIKKSLDFIGLNNFSLTFNGSLIKSEVKFKERSSANYDRPMQGQSPYLVNTGIFYQNEKLGINATVLYNIIGKRIVGIGRVSTTSGGSVNNDIPDMYEMPRSVVDFIITKKFGKHFELNAAVKDILAAKVKYAQFPKFIDADGNTQEREQITKEFKTGQNISLTARYSF
- a CDS encoding DNA topoisomerase 3; this translates as MKVCIAEKPSVAREIASILGANARKDGYFEGNGYQVTWTFGHFCTLKEPHEYTQEWKKWSLFVLPMIPPRFGIKVIDNDGVKKQFSVIETLISQAAEVINCGDAGQEGELIQRWVLQKAQCKVPVKRLWISSLTEDSIREGFNNLKEEQVFDKLYEAGLSRAIGDWLLGMNATRLYTVKYGQNRSVLSIGRVQTPTLALIVNRQLEIENFKPEPYWELKTVYRETTFSATKGRFLVKEEGEKFLEEIKQADFEVTDVSVKKGEEAPPRLFDLTALQVECNKKYAFSAEDTLKTIQSLYEKKLVTYPRVDTTFLSDDIYPKIPAILRGISGYEELVKPLLAAAKIPKSKKVFDNSKVTDHHAIIPTGVRANAIAGNEQKVYDLITRRFISAFYPNCKIATTTVLGEVNKIEFKVTGKQILEPGWRVVFEKQAESQDEKEEDADDNILPAFEKGESGPHIPALNEKWTQPPKYYTEATLLRAMETAGKLVDDDELRDALKENGIGRPSTRAAIIETLFKRNYIRKERKNLYATQTGVELIGTIKEELLKSAELTGIWEKKLRQIERNEYDPRQFIDELKQMLIEIVANVKNDWGTTITIQEAVKEEAKSTKKPTKDKKASDKKTTPKPKKEKKTESKNSEPLSCPLCKVGKILKGKTAYGCSEWKQGCTFRLTFDEVGDSLTDDELKEIFETKYKS
- the panB gene encoding 3-methyl-2-oxobutanoate hydroxymethyltransferase; this translates as MSTYTEDNRKVTTRRLIEMKQRGEKISMLTAYDFSMASIIDQAGMDVILVGDSASNVMVGNVTTLPMTLEQMIYHGRSVMNAVKRSLVVVDMPFGTVSGNPLKSLEYAIRMMKETGADAIKVEGGEEVISDIKKIIDAGIPVMGHLGLMPQSINKYGTYNVRAKDQSEADKLLKDALKLQEVGCFGVVLEKIPAELTKEVTSKLSIPTIGIGAGPHADGQVLVVHDMLGINKNFSPKFLRRYADLHSVMTEAVQNYIKDVKTSDFPNENESY
- a CDS encoding TolC family protein, giving the protein MSIYFTKNLLGLVMAVTGLFIPVAAFSQKKWTLRECIDYARQENIQVKKSIITTESYNVDISQSKAALFPSLSGSVSQRYTNSQSPDGAGNYHYEGLFNGEYTLNANWTVYNGGKNKNNIKQAQLKKEAQNLNTENIRNQTEISITQAYLQILYSRESIKNNENILASDEEQLKQSKEFLDAGSITHSEYAQVEAQYSSDKYNLVQAQSSYESYKLQLKQLLELDYDEEIDIVFPEINDEDILLFIPSKYEVYRRALNIMPEVANSKLNIQLANLSKSSAKAGYLPTVSVTGSMGTGNIFNNSPSFATQIGRNFNQSIGLTLSVPIFDNKQNKSNVKKAELDIQTAQLDLIDTEKTLLKTIETLYQDAVSGQSKYRAAKDQVKSSELSYQLVLEQYSLGIRNTVELTTEKNNYANALQSLLQAKYTALLSLKLLNFYQGQELTL